From the Candida dubliniensis CD36 chromosome 2, complete sequence genome, the window ATCATGATTCTCCTTCTCTATTGTTCTCTTAAAGCTTTCATAGTGGTCATCATTCTTACTGTTATTATAGAGCATCCTCATCAATGGATAATTGGAAACgttaataatattgttaaCATTGAAACTGGTAATCATTACTTCTTGCAAATCTGATTTTTCGGTTTTGAAACGGAcaacattattatattcattgAATGGTTCAACTTTTTCCATGTATTTGAAATGCAGAAATGGGTGTGGCTTTATACCCAgataattcaacaatagCTTCCGCCTAGTTGTGAAAAAGTTAATTATTCGGAGCAATTTCTTGCTTAATTGGGATAAAAATTGATACTGCTCATAACTGTGCAAGTCCGAAGGCGAGAATCTATAAATCAGATTATCAAAATCGGTCCTTCCGAATATCATGTTCCAAGGATCCACCAAAAAGACTCCTCGAATAGAGGGGAAAACTGCAGCTAGAGCCACTGCAATAGCGGCATAAAAAAGGTAGTATGTCCTTTTCAAAGGAGTCATTGTTTTACCAACCGACAAAGCATACCCAGGGACAACGTTGAACCAATTAAccacaattgaaaataattcaGCAGGACTGAAAAACTGTATCCCCCTTTCAGCTTGCGCTGGTGGAATGtcatatttctttttgtgaTCGTTGTCTAACTTCACCATTCTTGGATAAATGATTTCAATAAGctgttgcaaaaaaatctccaaatcaacaaatgatTTCAATATGTACCCGTTATTTTTCGTGGTTAATTCCTGGTTAAAGAGAATGAATCTTTTGAAATATCTAAAATCTTCAAAGAGCTCTTCAATAACACTGAATTTATAATCAGGAGCAGTACATGCCACCGTGTGCCATTtgattgaatgaattaTGAATGACAATGTAGGGTTAACTTGTGTTGTCGATTGGTATTGATTTAAACAGTTCCATAATAGTGATGCTGATCCTGTTAAAATTAGGTTTTCCGCCTTTAAAGTACTGCTTCTGTGTATGAATAATGACCAATTTGCAAACCACAGTAATATTGTACTATTTTCTATGGAGTCGTTTGCCATAGATTCCCTCAaatctttaattaatgTCCCGTAATAGATGTACGATTTTTTGAGTAATATATCTTGGACGCGCTCGTTGAAACAAGTTTCATTACTTCCGGAATGAACGGCCTTGATACATGCTTTCAAAATAACATTCAAAGAACGATCCataaagaatgaaaaaaaggAATAGCGAGAACTCACTGCACCATTAAACATGGTGTTCCAGAGAAGTTTGTTGTCTGCCATAGTCCAACTAATGGTAGGTACTaacattttattttcaaatgctTGGTGTCGGTGATTTAGCTGTATTTCGCTACGATATGGATACTCAGTGGGatttaacaatttaaatgaaatagGGCTATTTCTAGCATTAGGTAATGGCTTGCCGATATTTCCAGAAATCGTGTCTCCGATACTACCATTAGGGACcaaatcattatttctACCAATTCCATTATCATCGTTGGTGATTACTATACCAAAATGTTCAGCAAATATGTGCCTTGTACTTCCAAACCCGTCACTAGATTGAGATTCATACCCCGTATCAAATTCAGAAAGTGGGTCAATTGGagtattattgttgtattGGAAAGGTTTTTGACTGTTATCATGgtggtgctggtgctgatggttgttgttgtttttagACTGTTGAGAAGGGGATTGGTGACTGACACGGTTTTGCTGTTGCGGGTCGATCAGATAATCTTCGTTATTTGGGGTCTGTTTATTGTAAGTCGAAGAG encodes:
- a CDS encoding conserved hypothetical protein (spliced gene), translated to MKERKTRRSHTNSRDGCPNCKSKRIKCTEELPSCHNCIKKNYRCGYLDFPEHKLQIIRNKNNKRLLQEQRVLDIIPPGTPQQFLQPLPQQLQQPPPPPPQPPIPSLLPPLQPSLPTLPQQLLPPAPSFLSVPHPYQNTTEQHPLQSNNDIFNHDNPTPYSHTPVPLHLNDQAQFIDNNTGFSMPVTTSGPQYHSNSTSLYSSPLSTTPNYINELIPNFKPPTIPNAENSITPPNIFETVPKDKIDYSIEVPGSKSDLKIALYKDSVRKISLGRNGLHLPTYSSDSSTYNKQTPNNEDYSIDPQQQNRVSHQSPSQQSKNNNNHQHQHHHDNSQKPFQYNNNTPIDPLSEFDTGYESQSSDGFGSTRHIFAEHFGIVITNDDNGIGRNNDLVPNGSIGDTISGNIGKPLPNARNSPISFKLLNPTEYPYRSEIQLNHRHQAFENKMLVPTISWTMADNKLLWNTMFNGAVSSRYSFFSFFMDRSLNVILKACIKAVHSGSNETCFNERVQDILLKKSYIYYGTLIKDLRESMANDSIENSTILSWFANWSLFIHRSSTLKAENLILTGSASLLWNCLNQYQSTTQVNPTLSFIIHSIKWHTVACTAPDYKFSVIEELFEDFRYFKRFILFNQELTTKNNGYILKSFVDLEIFLQQLIEIIYPRMVKLDNDHKKKYDIPPAQAERGIQFFSPAELFSIVVNWFNVVPGYALSVGKTMTPLKRTYYLFYAAIAVALAAVFPSIRGVFLVDPWNMIFGRTDFDNSIYRFSPSDLHSYEQYQFLSQLSKKLLRIINFFTTRRKLLLNYSGIKPHPFSHFKYMEKVEPFNEYNNVVRFKTEKSDLQEVMITSFNVNNIINVSNYPLMRMLYNNSKNDDHYESFKRTIEKENHDQKVRIIKFRATYQKKDTENNDTYTSYDRIRMTKNKGVQDTNELDDFDYDRGMFLYDYNIEHALACVFEIFGRESKAFDDIRTIKQGLENFELAQKEIAKCV